TAGCGAAAAATCTTGCTGAGTACTTAATAAACTGACGGTTGTACTTGTGCAACTATCAGACACCATAAGTGACTGTAAGTTTATCTGCCAATTAGGATAAATAAATGATGGGTCATTTGGTATTAACGCCATCTTCGCCGCTTCCTGCTCTAAACGACTTTGTAGCTCCCTTACTGCAACTGAGCTACTAAATATCCAATTGAAATTCAAGGTAATATGTTGAGTATAGTTTAACAGAGCGACTAGCAGCATAGCAAAAATCACTACAGCAAGCATTGACTCTATGATTGCAAAACCACGCTGATCTTCCAGCTCATCATTCATTGGCAAAATCCCTTTTTATCAACTGGACAGTAATCAAGCCAACCTTTTATTTGGCTTCGCACTTTCTGTGTGCCTGAAATAGGAGAAACCCAGCGATAGAGCGTAACATCATATTGCCCCCTATAGTTTCCTTTACCAGAGAGAATAAATTGAGAACCTTTATAATGTTTAAGGCAGCTTTCCCATGAGTGCTCTGATGCTCTCTGACATTGCCATTTTTGGCGGCTAAACGTCTGCAAAGCCCAAGATTGCTGAAGCCCCCATGACAGCGCTGACTCTGCTTGATTAAATGCTTCAACATATTTTTTTTCCTTTAAAAATTCGTTGCGAGCGTTTTCTTGATAAAAATGTAATGCTTTTAATAACAGTAGCGCTGTTGTCATCAATACCACGACCATCACTAACGCAATGTTTCCCTGCTGCTGAAAAATACGATGCTTCATCGTAAATTCCTTAGCAAAACAGCGCTACGATAATGAAAGGCTTTGTTTGGCAAATACGGTGTTTCAATGACTAAATATATTTCCAGCAACGACTGAACTTCATGCCATACAAATTTTAATGAAGAGACTTTAATCATTAGAGGATCAAATAAAGATTGCCAACGGTTACCATCACAATCCGTAATATTTCGATTTGACTCTAATTTTTTGTCATTCAGGCGATAGCCAAAAAAATCAGATTCTTTATTTCTACCTTGAACCGACCGCCATGTTCCTGACAAGTTCTGGTCATAAGCGAAAATAATGCATGAGTTAGGGTATCGACTTAAAAATTTAGCATCAATTTTAATCGCCTCACCTTGGCAAGAAACAC
This portion of the Providencia manganoxydans genome encodes:
- a CDS encoding prepilin-type N-terminal cleavage/methylation domain-containing protein; protein product: MNDELEDQRGFAIIESMLAVVIFAMLLVALLNYTQHITLNFNWIFSSSVAVRELQSRLEQEAAKMALIPNDPSFIYPNWQINLQSLMVSDSCTSTTVSLLSTQQDFSLNRWFCRTGDSHVSGLSF
- a CDS encoding DUF2509 family protein yields the protein MKHRIFQQQGNIALVMVVVLMTTALLLLKALHFYQENARNEFLKEKKYVEAFNQAESALSWGLQQSWALQTFSRQKWQCQRASEHSWESCLKHYKGSQFILSGKGNYRGQYDVTLYRWVSPISGTQKVRSQIKGWLDYCPVDKKGFCQ
- a CDS encoding prepilin peptidase-dependent protein, coding for MNLSHQKGFSLIETLVAMSISSLVCIAAISVFPTLIKQVHQSYIQYQIDRDARQVLINMEKDLRRIGYCSRVSCQGEAIKIDAKFLSRYPNSCIIFAYDQNLSGTWRSVQGRNKESDFFGYRLNDKKLESNRNITDCDGNRWQSLFDPLMIKVSSLKFVWHEVQSLLEIYLVIETPYLPNKAFHYRSAVLLRNLR